A genomic region of Novipirellula aureliae contains the following coding sequences:
- a CDS encoding outer membrane protein assembly factor BamB family protein, which produces MSTELQKKSVPSFQTKRPRQAIVAASIAAILILLVQWAAPRFDHQIANFICYAIALIGMVVVAYRFHQFGVSVGKRWLVPLVALAGLLTFAGLYRFDGFSGEVMPQFKPRFWGDERMKPVAIQWNSDAETVSASVTAGERALESSLGFLGNDRTGVIAKRHFAIPTSAADVDVLWDHGIGEGWSAFAIEGDSAVTLEQRGATECVSCYRLGDGQLKWIVDAETRHENPLGGIGPRSTPTIHGNRVYALGGTGRLWCLDLETGEILWQADLLELAGWDQPTSEAAIVWGRAASPLLVDDLCIVPFGAPSGDGLAQPSELAKRGRSLIALDAESGDVRWAGGTDQISYASPVVMTLAGIRQVVSVNESSVSGHEIDGGGVLWSFDWPGQSNAAANCSSVVPAGDDQFIIGKGYGGGSALVRVTMTEDGDPTPLEAAAIWSSSRILKTKFTHACVLGDTAFALSDGSLQAVRIEDRKRLWQQPRSDRSAQGQILICEDTIVVQSEAGEVLFVDADPETYRVLCRLPALHSKTWNIPTVAGRHLLVRNDREVVCFLLPDRNVESTNK; this is translated from the coding sequence ATGTCCACTGAATTACAAAAAAAGAGCGTCCCGTCCTTCCAAACGAAACGACCTCGTCAAGCGATTGTGGCGGCATCCATCGCTGCGATTCTGATCCTGCTGGTTCAATGGGCGGCCCCCCGGTTCGATCATCAAATCGCCAATTTTATCTGTTATGCTATCGCTTTGATCGGCATGGTGGTTGTCGCTTACCGCTTCCACCAGTTTGGTGTTTCGGTGGGCAAACGCTGGTTGGTGCCACTGGTCGCTCTGGCTGGTCTCCTTACCTTTGCCGGGTTGTATCGCTTCGATGGGTTTAGCGGTGAAGTGATGCCCCAGTTCAAGCCTAGGTTTTGGGGTGACGAACGAATGAAGCCGGTTGCAATTCAATGGAACTCGGATGCTGAAACCGTTTCGGCGAGCGTGACGGCGGGGGAGCGAGCGTTGGAATCATCGCTTGGATTCCTGGGCAATGATCGGACAGGCGTGATCGCAAAGCGGCACTTTGCGATCCCCACATCGGCGGCGGACGTCGATGTATTGTGGGATCATGGGATCGGCGAAGGATGGTCAGCGTTTGCAATCGAGGGCGATTCCGCCGTTACCCTCGAGCAACGGGGTGCGACCGAATGTGTCTCCTGCTATCGACTTGGCGATGGCCAGTTAAAGTGGATTGTCGACGCGGAGACGCGTCATGAAAACCCGCTAGGCGGTATTGGCCCTCGTAGCACTCCAACGATTCATGGAAACCGAGTCTATGCTCTTGGCGGCACGGGGCGTTTGTGGTGCTTGGACTTGGAAACGGGTGAGATCCTTTGGCAGGCCGATCTCTTAGAGCTAGCCGGTTGGGACCAGCCGACGTCGGAAGCCGCTATTGTGTGGGGGCGTGCTGCGTCGCCATTATTGGTCGATGACCTTTGCATCGTTCCCTTTGGTGCTCCGTCGGGAGACGGACTGGCTCAGCCATCGGAACTTGCAAAGCGAGGTCGTTCCTTAATTGCACTGGATGCGGAATCAGGCGACGTTCGCTGGGCTGGAGGAACGGACCAGATCAGTTACGCATCACCGGTCGTGATGACTCTCGCAGGAATACGTCAAGTCGTTTCGGTCAATGAATCAAGCGTTTCCGGGCACGAAATTGACGGCGGTGGAGTGCTTTGGTCGTTCGATTGGCCAGGACAATCGAACGCAGCTGCAAATTGCTCATCCGTCGTGCCTGCCGGGGATGACCAATTCATTATCGGTAAAGGTTACGGAGGCGGTAGCGCTTTGGTGCGAGTGACGATGACCGAGGACGGCGATCCGACCCCCTTGGAAGCCGCCGCGATTTGGTCTTCGAGCCGGATTTTAAAAACGAAGTTCACCCATGCATGCGTGCTCGGTGATACTGCCTTCGCACTCAGCGACGGATCGCTTCAGGCGGTTCGGATCGAGGACCGAAAACGGCTGTGGCAGCAACCACGCAGCGATCGATCCGCTCAAGGACAAATCCTCATTTGTGAGGACACGATTGTCGTCCAATCCGAAGCGGGTGAGGTTTTGTTCGTGGATGCCGACCCGGAAACTTATCGAGTTTTGTGCCGGTTGCCTGCGCTCCATTCAAAAACATGGAACATTCCAACGGTCGCAGGACGTCACTTGCTCGTTCGTAACGATCGCGAAGTTGTCTGTTTTCTGCTCCCCGACCGAAATGTCGAATCGACAAACAAGTGA
- a CDS encoding diacylglycerol/lipid kinase family protein, whose translation MPEKNDQSQSQPLPAPSRIVVLTSPKAGSGRHRESLPQLHERLFQANYQVFITDSTLEFRERIRSSNANSNHPSTIAVAAGGDGTVRLAADLTPPSVPMVVMPFGTENLLARNYGYSPHANDTFHTIVHGVDHQMDAGRANGRLFLVMASCGFDAEVVRDVHLRRRGHIHRLSYARPIYRAIRKYSFPKLMITSDEGPDRQVHWAMAFNLPCYAAGLKIEPDAIDNDGKLDLISFAGGSIASGLRYVAGVITGRHLQYADVTRERLTRITITSDHRVPYQLDGDYVGRLPLTIETEPGRLKLRLPV comes from the coding sequence GTGCCAGAAAAAAACGACCAAAGCCAATCGCAACCATTGCCGGCCCCATCTAGGATCGTCGTTTTAACCAGTCCCAAAGCTGGCAGTGGACGGCACCGGGAATCCTTGCCGCAGCTCCACGAGCGACTTTTCCAGGCGAATTACCAGGTGTTCATTACCGATTCGACATTGGAGTTTCGTGAACGAATCCGGTCATCGAACGCAAACAGCAATCATCCGTCAACCATCGCCGTCGCCGCTGGCGGCGATGGCACGGTCCGTTTGGCGGCTGACTTAACCCCCCCCTCTGTTCCGATGGTGGTCATGCCGTTCGGGACCGAGAACTTGCTGGCCCGGAATTACGGCTACTCACCCCATGCGAACGACACGTTCCACACCATCGTTCACGGGGTCGATCACCAAATGGATGCAGGAAGAGCAAACGGTCGATTGTTCTTGGTGATGGCATCATGTGGTTTTGATGCGGAGGTCGTTCGCGACGTTCATCTCCGACGCCGAGGGCACATCCATCGCCTCAGTTACGCTCGACCGATTTACCGAGCGATTCGAAAATACTCGTTCCCCAAGCTGATGATTACCAGCGACGAAGGACCGGATCGACAAGTCCATTGGGCGATGGCGTTCAACTTACCCTGCTATGCGGCAGGCCTTAAAATCGAACCCGATGCCATCGACAATGATGGCAAACTCGATTTGATTTCGTTCGCAGGGGGTAGCATCGCGAGCGGACTTCGCTACGTCGCTGGCGTGATCACTGGCCGGCATCTACAGTATGCCGATGTCACTCGCGAGCGTTTGACTAGAATCACGATCACCTCCGATCACCGCGTTCCGTATCAACTCGATGGAGATTACGTCGGACGTTTGCCACTGACCATCGAAACGGAGCCTGGACGATTGAAGCTGCGATTGCCAGTATGA
- a CDS encoding DUF58 domain-containing protein: MNDTINQVAKNEFQWLAQLPWLILGLIALPLVVAALRGKIYPTRVWIILLGAAVVCSVLNVFVPAMIVVVWLIDGAILTVAVIDFLLVYLSTNRGITVSRNLPRTCSLGVPVASELTVENRSLLTLRGAVCDDLPEFFNGTPPEHALRLPPLARMTAHRKLTPNRRGAFELENVYLRFTSPLKLWVRHLCLPLCNQLNVYPDMKQLSDYALLARTDRLSLIGVRRTRRIGQDSDFERLRDYSRDDNYRHIDWRSTARRNKLTVRQFQSDQSQRVVFLLDCGRMMTNERDGYSLLDHALNSVLMMSYVALRQGDSVGLLCFSDTIHAYIPPRGGTSQMNRLIQAGFDQFPRLVESRYDQAFLYLSGHCKRRSLVVLTTNVIDEVNAGAVVDYLANLAGHHLPLGVLLRDREMFDAADSPSEEPFEMYRSAAAADILLWRHQVLKDLEHRGVLVVDAFPDELTAPLVNQYLEIKAKHLL; the protein is encoded by the coding sequence GTGAACGATACCATCAACCAAGTCGCTAAGAACGAATTTCAATGGCTTGCTCAGCTACCATGGTTGATCTTGGGGTTGATTGCGTTGCCGCTTGTTGTGGCAGCGCTTCGCGGAAAGATTTATCCGACTCGAGTGTGGATTATTTTGTTGGGCGCAGCGGTGGTGTGCAGCGTGTTAAACGTTTTTGTCCCAGCGATGATCGTGGTGGTTTGGTTGATCGATGGAGCGATATTGACGGTCGCGGTAATCGATTTTCTGCTCGTCTATTTGTCGACAAATCGAGGCATTACGGTTTCCAGGAATCTGCCGCGCACTTGTTCGCTCGGTGTTCCGGTCGCCAGTGAGTTGACGGTCGAAAATCGCTCTTTGTTGACGTTGCGAGGAGCGGTCTGCGACGATTTGCCAGAGTTTTTCAATGGGACCCCACCCGAGCATGCGCTGCGTTTGCCACCTTTGGCTCGGATGACCGCCCACCGTAAACTGACGCCCAATCGTCGCGGTGCATTCGAACTGGAAAACGTTTATCTGCGTTTTACCAGTCCTTTGAAATTGTGGGTTCGGCACCTCTGTTTACCGCTTTGCAATCAATTAAATGTTTATCCTGACATGAAGCAATTGTCGGACTACGCGCTGCTTGCTCGTACGGATCGGCTCAGTTTGATTGGCGTTCGGCGGACGCGTCGGATCGGTCAAGACAGTGATTTTGAGCGGTTACGTGACTACAGCCGTGATGATAATTATCGACATATTGATTGGCGGTCGACGGCGCGGCGAAACAAGTTAACGGTTCGTCAGTTCCAAAGTGACCAAAGTCAACGCGTTGTCTTTTTGCTCGATTGTGGCCGGATGATGACGAACGAGCGAGACGGCTACTCGCTTCTCGATCACGCCCTCAACTCGGTCTTGATGATGTCGTATGTTGCACTTAGGCAAGGCGACTCAGTCGGTCTGCTCTGTTTCTCGGACACGATCCACGCTTACATCCCGCCTCGTGGAGGCACAAGTCAGATGAACCGGCTCATTCAAGCAGGCTTTGACCAGTTTCCGAGGTTGGTGGAATCACGATACGATCAAGCATTTCTCTATCTGTCGGGGCATTGCAAACGCCGATCGTTGGTTGTTTTGACCACCAACGTGATTGATGAAGTCAACGCGGGCGCAGTCGTAGACTACTTGGCTAACTTAGCGGGACATCACCTGCCGCTTGGCGTTTTGCTACGAGACCGCGAAATGTTTGACGCGGCGGATTCGCCTTCGGAGGAACCGTTCGAGATGTACCGGTCGGCTGCCGCCGCGGATATTCTGCTTTGGCGTCATCAAGTGTTGAAGGATTTGGAGCATCGCGGGGTCCTTGTCGTCGATGCATTCCCCGATGAACTAACCGCTCCGCTCGTGAATCAGTACTTAGAAATCAAAGCGAAGCATTTGTTGTAG